The following coding sequences lie in one Spirosoma sp. KUDC1026 genomic window:
- a CDS encoding chemotaxis protein CheB → MEKRNIIVVGASAGGIEAFQQLMAGLPPDLDAALFIVWHMAPTVRGVLPQLLSRFTTIPVAHAYDNEPVQMGRIYVAPPDHHLLIENGHVRVTHGPKENRFRPAIDPLFRSAAYAYGNRVMGVLLSGALDDGTAGLWAIKHRGGLALVQDPQEALVAAMPENAIRQVAVDYVLPVAQLTTQLVQLTGEHVSETPQVSMEENEKTKTEIRIAADETALGLNLSEYGQPSRYACPECHGVLTQLKEGPLARFRCHTGHAYSADTLLAAITEQIEDSLYGAIRGVDESVILLNRLGDQLADANQPRKAGIYFQKAQEALRRGELIRQAIRAQEPLSLESFPQSETDTADRERLQERRTPNTPPITSPTESSE, encoded by the coding sequence ATGGAAAAACGAAATATTATTGTGGTAGGTGCATCGGCCGGTGGCATCGAGGCCTTCCAACAGCTCATGGCCGGCTTACCCCCGGATCTGGACGCAGCCCTATTTATCGTCTGGCACATGGCGCCCACCGTTCGTGGCGTATTACCCCAGCTACTGAGCCGGTTTACCACCATTCCCGTTGCCCATGCCTACGACAACGAGCCTGTTCAGATGGGCCGCATTTACGTAGCGCCACCCGATCACCATCTACTGATCGAAAACGGCCACGTCCGCGTTACCCACGGCCCCAAGGAAAACCGCTTCCGGCCCGCCATTGACCCGCTGTTTCGGTCAGCCGCTTACGCGTATGGCAACCGGGTCATGGGGGTGCTCTTATCCGGGGCACTCGACGACGGAACGGCGGGCCTTTGGGCCATCAAACACCGGGGTGGGCTGGCGCTGGTACAGGACCCCCAGGAAGCCCTCGTTGCCGCCATGCCCGAGAATGCCATCCGCCAGGTAGCCGTCGATTATGTTCTTCCCGTAGCCCAATTAACTACGCAGCTAGTTCAGCTAACCGGCGAACACGTTTCAGAAACGCCACAGGTTTCTATGGAAGAGAATGAAAAAACAAAAACAGAAATTCGTATTGCCGCCGACGAGACGGCTTTGGGGTTGAACCTGTCCGAGTATGGTCAACCCAGCCGCTACGCGTGCCCGGAGTGCCACGGCGTACTGACGCAACTTAAAGAGGGCCCGTTGGCCCGCTTCCGCTGCCATACCGGCCATGCCTACTCGGCCGATACACTGCTGGCTGCCATCACGGAGCAAATCGAGGATAGCCTGTACGGAGCTATACGCGGGGTAGACGAAAGTGTGATTCTACTCAACCGGCTTGGCGACCAACTGGCCGACGCCAATCAGCCCAGGAAGGCCGGTATTTATTTCCAGAAAGCCCAGGAGGCTCTTCGGCGGGGAGAACTCATTCGGCAGGCCATCCGCGCGCAGGAACCATTGAGTCTTGAAAGTTTTCCTCAATCCGAAACCGATACAGCCGACAGAGAACGGCTTCAGGAACGACGTACTCCTAATACCCCACCCATAACCAGCCCAACCGAATCCAGTGAGTAA
- a CDS encoding PAS domain S-box protein: protein MTGDPTPFTPDDTTAENKRLAFALQAAGVGTWDLDITNQQVWWDDCCKRLYGFDQADVVPYQQVLHYMHPDDQVRVNTAIQWALNSESDGQYDIHFRIHRVDNGLLRWLHCQGKAYFNADRMAYRFSGIAQDATQQKLAESARQLVGQRFQAAFEKAALGIVIATPDGQILLVNEAYSQLTGYSVEELYRQNYKQFTHPDDLPANERLIDQLGRGEIPFVDFEKRYIRKDGSICWVRVNISQLVNQEHQIDGLIAIFQDINAEVATRQQAVRSEQQLRAMINEQEVVQQQLTESETRFRSLVEESPVAMLVCIGPDMLLTQANEKMLALFGRDQTIIGRPIMEAIPELLATPLLGQYRHVVATGETHTELGAQILLMKEGQPYIGYYDYIYKALRDRSGAIEGVICTAVEVTEQVMAHQRIEESEATLLNAIELAELGTWKINVATGEIIYSEQLQTWLGVTGAVLGGQASPRVHPKDRQRISLAIEKALEKGGTGRYDETYIITNAVTGQERVIHANGQTLFDAGGNPLFLAGTAQDVTLQLELQLALEQQVQQRTEELTASNNELEAANQEYAELTTKLQESNGLLRRSNENLQQFAYVASHDLQEPLRKIQQFGDLLKTRYADSTGDEGVYLDRMQSAASRMSTLIKDLLNFSRISTQRDTSAPVSLQTIVENVLTTLEFTIRETGARIQVGALPTLSGDASQLGQLFQNLLSNALKFRRADTVPIILIQAHRVDAGDLPASVQLSRVVPQYYHIQVADNGVGFDEKYLDRIFQVFQRLHGKSEFIGTGIGLAICEKVVTNHGGAITASSQPGQGATFDVYLPTD, encoded by the coding sequence ATGACCGGCGATCCGACGCCCTTTACTCCAGACGACACGACTGCCGAAAATAAACGGCTGGCCTTTGCCCTGCAGGCGGCTGGGGTGGGTACCTGGGATTTGGATATTACGAATCAGCAGGTCTGGTGGGACGACTGTTGCAAACGCTTATATGGATTTGATCAGGCGGATGTGGTTCCTTATCAGCAGGTGCTTCACTACATGCACCCTGATGACCAGGTGCGGGTAAACACTGCAATCCAGTGGGCGCTCAATTCAGAATCGGACGGGCAGTATGATATCCACTTCCGCATTCATCGGGTCGATAATGGCCTGCTGCGCTGGCTACACTGCCAGGGTAAAGCCTATTTTAATGCCGATCGCATGGCCTACCGCTTTTCGGGTATTGCTCAGGATGCGACCCAGCAGAAACTGGCTGAATCGGCGCGGCAACTGGTGGGGCAACGCTTTCAGGCCGCTTTTGAGAAGGCGGCTCTGGGCATCGTCATTGCCACCCCGGACGGTCAGATACTTCTGGTTAATGAAGCCTATAGTCAATTGACGGGTTATTCCGTCGAGGAGTTGTACCGGCAGAACTACAAACAATTTACCCATCCTGACGACCTGCCCGCCAATGAACGCCTGATTGACCAGTTGGGCCGGGGCGAGATTCCGTTTGTCGACTTTGAAAAGCGCTATATCCGTAAAGATGGGTCGATCTGCTGGGTGCGGGTCAATATCTCTCAACTGGTCAACCAGGAGCACCAGATTGATGGCCTGATTGCCATATTTCAGGATATTAATGCTGAGGTAGCCACCCGGCAGCAGGCCGTCCGGAGCGAGCAACAATTGCGGGCCATGATCAACGAACAGGAGGTGGTCCAGCAACAATTGACGGAAAGTGAAACCCGCTTCCGCTCCCTGGTTGAGGAGTCTCCGGTAGCCATGCTGGTTTGCATAGGCCCTGACATGCTGCTGACACAGGCCAATGAAAAAATGCTGGCCCTTTTTGGCCGTGACCAGACTATTATTGGCCGGCCCATCATGGAAGCCATTCCTGAACTGCTCGCTACTCCGCTGCTGGGGCAATACCGGCACGTAGTAGCCACCGGCGAAACGCACACCGAATTGGGCGCTCAGATACTTCTTATGAAAGAGGGTCAACCCTACATCGGCTACTATGATTACATTTACAAGGCCCTGCGGGACAGGAGCGGAGCCATAGAGGGAGTTATTTGCACCGCCGTCGAGGTAACAGAGCAGGTTATGGCCCATCAACGCATTGAAGAAAGCGAAGCGACCCTCCTTAATGCCATTGAGCTGGCCGAATTGGGAACCTGGAAAATAAACGTTGCCACGGGTGAAATAATCTACTCCGAACAACTGCAAACCTGGCTGGGCGTTACCGGTGCCGTGCTGGGTGGACAGGCTTCGCCCCGGGTTCATCCCAAAGACCGTCAGCGCATCAGTCTGGCCATTGAAAAGGCATTGGAGAAAGGCGGCACGGGGCGATATGACGAGACCTACATCATCACAAACGCGGTTACCGGGCAGGAGCGGGTTATTCATGCCAACGGCCAGACCTTATTTGATGCCGGGGGGAATCCCTTGTTTCTGGCGGGCACGGCTCAGGATGTAACCCTCCAGCTTGAACTCCAGCTGGCGCTGGAACAGCAGGTGCAGCAGCGCACGGAAGAACTGACCGCCAGCAACAACGAACTGGAGGCAGCGAATCAGGAGTACGCTGAGTTGACGACTAAATTGCAGGAATCGAACGGGTTGCTGCGTCGTTCCAACGAAAATCTGCAACAGTTTGCCTACGTAGCCAGCCACGATTTGCAGGAACCCCTGCGTAAGATTCAACAGTTCGGTGACCTCCTGAAAACGCGCTATGCTGACTCCACGGGCGATGAAGGGGTCTATCTGGATCGGATGCAGTCGGCGGCCAGCCGGATGTCAACGCTCATTAAAGACTTGCTGAATTTCTCCCGCATTTCGACCCAGCGGGACACGAGCGCCCCCGTTTCGCTTCAGACGATCGTGGAAAACGTGCTTACTACGTTAGAGTTTACGATTCGGGAAACCGGCGCCCGCATACAGGTTGGAGCCCTCCCCACCTTGTCCGGTGATGCCTCCCAATTAGGGCAGCTGTTTCAGAACCTGCTGAGTAACGCGCTGAAATTTCGCCGGGCCGACACGGTGCCCATCATTCTTATCCAGGCTCATCGCGTGGACGCCGGGGACTTACCCGCTTCGGTGCAATTAAGTCGAGTGGTTCCGCAGTATTACCACATCCAGGTAGCCGACAACGGAGTTGGCTTTGACGAAAAATACCTGGACCGAATCTTTCAGGTCTTTCAACGGCTGCACGGTAAGAGCGAATTTATCGGAACGGGCATTGGTCTGGCCATCTGCGAAAAAGTGGTGACCAACCACGGCGGAGCCATTACCGCCAGCAGCCAGCCGGGTCAGGGAGCAACCTTCGACGTGTACCTGCCGACTGACTAA
- a CDS encoding OmpA family protein, which produces MATTTPLDHLRSVFNPSAVNDLARSLNENKASTQKAIDGLLPTVTAGVMNRVTDREGSTTLYQLLTNTPFATEPTIGELVDTSSERQKAAESGNDLLRKLYDQRVHQVAQETSRYSGVSLGSATTLTGLVASVLMGFLHRQVVSNNMTEAQLAAMLNSGVDATRSVTPVVFGLPLAWFIGTAYTAPTPAVPVREDAAPSGGLLWWQWLLIALGLILLILLLLRACGPDKTTADQADQPVLVAPTDTLASDLDGNGADSGLAAVPDVKVGVDLPGGRKVNVAERSFNYALIQYLAAKDGQYPRVFAFDNLTFEPGSARITAESRPNVNDLIQIMQAYPSLRIRVEGNTDNTGTDAQNDALSGERAEAVKQALVAGGIEPVRVATRERGDNMPVATNKTEAGREQNRRIDVVVLSVDVPAAGPKVRVAVDAPGGRKLLLTDKAFTYQLARYLATKGSRPNKSFLFDELRFETNTARITPDAQAEVNDLAQIMKTYPTLHIRIVGYTDSVGPESINKPLSAARATFVKDALVKEGISADRITTSNEGQDEPIATNQTAKGRQRNRRVEIVVTQL; this is translated from the coding sequence ATGGCAACGACAACCCCACTGGACCATCTACGGTCTGTTTTTAACCCGTCAGCGGTTAATGACCTGGCCCGCAGTCTGAATGAAAATAAGGCAAGTACCCAGAAAGCAATCGACGGATTGCTGCCCACCGTCACGGCGGGGGTTATGAACCGGGTAACAGACAGAGAGGGGTCTACAACATTGTACCAGCTACTGACGAATACGCCTTTTGCCACCGAACCAACCATTGGGGAACTGGTGGATACCAGCAGCGAGCGTCAGAAAGCCGCCGAATCGGGTAACGACCTACTCAGGAAATTATACGATCAGCGGGTTCACCAGGTCGCTCAGGAAACAAGCCGGTACAGTGGCGTGAGTCTGGGGTCGGCTACTACCCTGACCGGGCTGGTTGCTTCGGTGCTGATGGGCTTTTTGCACCGACAGGTCGTAAGCAACAATATGACCGAAGCGCAACTGGCCGCCATGCTCAACAGCGGAGTCGATGCTACCCGGTCGGTCACGCCGGTTGTGTTTGGCCTCCCACTGGCCTGGTTTATTGGTACGGCTTATACGGCCCCCACACCAGCGGTTCCCGTTCGGGAGGATGCCGCCCCGAGCGGTGGATTACTGTGGTGGCAGTGGCTGCTGATTGCCCTCGGCCTGATTCTGCTGATTTTGTTGTTGCTACGCGCCTGTGGCCCGGATAAAACCACTGCTGACCAGGCCGACCAGCCGGTGTTGGTGGCGCCTACTGATACCTTAGCCAGCGATCTGGACGGTAACGGGGCGGATTCGGGCCTGGCTGCCGTACCCGACGTAAAAGTGGGCGTTGATCTGCCGGGCGGACGAAAAGTAAACGTGGCCGAACGTTCCTTCAATTACGCCCTGATTCAGTATCTGGCTGCCAAAGACGGCCAGTACCCAAGGGTATTTGCGTTCGATAACCTGACGTTTGAACCCGGTTCGGCCCGCATCACGGCCGAGTCCCGGCCCAACGTAAACGACCTCATCCAGATCATGCAGGCCTATCCCTCGCTCCGTATCCGCGTAGAAGGCAACACGGATAACACCGGTACCGACGCCCAGAATGACGCCCTGTCCGGCGAGCGGGCTGAAGCGGTCAAACAGGCCCTGGTGGCCGGCGGTATCGAGCCGGTTCGCGTAGCTACGCGGGAGCGGGGTGATAACATGCCGGTAGCCACCAATAAAACGGAGGCCGGGCGCGAACAAAACCGCCGGATCGACGTGGTCGTTCTAAGTGTGGACGTTCCTGCTGCCGGGCCAAAAGTGCGCGTGGCGGTTGATGCACCCGGTGGACGTAAGCTCCTGCTGACTGATAAAGCCTTTACGTATCAGCTGGCCCGGTATCTGGCCACCAAAGGCAGCCGGCCTAACAAATCGTTTCTCTTCGACGAACTCCGATTCGAAACCAACACCGCCCGGATTACCCCGGATGCCCAGGCCGAAGTCAACGACCTGGCCCAGATTATGAAAACGTACCCAACGCTGCACATCCGCATCGTCGGCTATACCGATAGCGTCGGTCCTGAATCGATCAATAAACCCCTTTCGGCCGCCCGGGCTACCTTCGTCAAAGACGCGCTGGTTAAGGAAGGCATCAGCGCCGACCGGATTACAACCAGTAATGAGGGGCAGGATGAACCCATTGCGACTAATCAGACAGCCAAAGGACGGCAGCGAAACCGGCGCGTCGAGATCGTTGTGACCCAGTTGTAA